From a single Capsicum annuum cultivar UCD-10X-F1 chromosome 12, UCD10Xv1.1, whole genome shotgun sequence genomic region:
- the LOC107849673 gene encoding protein TOO MANY MOUTHS, translating to MALFFSIQTTSLLALVFFPLGWSFTVIMSDSGAPSALVDAPQTGFSMNNNRARTDPHEQEAVYDIMRATGNDWATDIPDVCRGRWHGIECMPDNDNVYHVVSLSFGALSDDTAFPTCDSTHSFISLSVTKLSHLRTLFFYRCFSNNPQPIPAFLAQLGPTLQTLVLRENGYTGPIPVELGNLTRLRVLDLHKNNLNGSIPVSLGRITGLRSLDLSDNKLTGLIPSLTFPLLNVLDLNQNHLVGSIPSTLMSCNSLTKLDLSRNHLSGSIPHFIDNLYDLILMDLSYNSLTGPFPVSLKKLNFLQALVLNGNPMDSSTLPDNGFDGFKDLMILGLSNMNLQGPIPNSLGRLRKLRVLHLDGNKLNGSIPSSFGNLNSVSELRLNNNMLSGPIPFKREMVWRMRRKIKLSNNEGLCYNKENGLGGDLETLLGSGIGHCVDSKTEPTNAMEHISTLNRGSVATSNSNKLSSFESLLWSASVFVVFCLL from the coding sequence ATGGCCCTGTTTTTCTCAATACAAACAACTTCACTACTAGCTCTCGTCTTCTTTCCTCTAGGCTGGTCATTCACTGTTATAATGTCGGATTCCGGTGCGCCTTCAGCTCTAGTTGATGCCCCACAAACTGGTTTCTCTATGAATAATAATCGAGCACGAACCGATCCACATGAACAAGAAGCAGTTTACGACATTATGAGGGCGACGGGGAACGATTGGGCCACAGATATCCCTGATGTTTGTCGTGGCCGGTGGCATGGCATTGAGTGCATGCCGGACAACGACAATGTATACCATGTTGTATCACTTTCCTTCGGAGCACTGTCCGATGATACAGCATTTCCTACGTGTGACTCAACTCATTCTTTCATTTCACTTTCTGTTACGAAACTTTCACACCTTCGGACTTTATTCTTCTATCGTTGTTTCAGTAATAATCCTCAGCCTATCCCAGCATTTCTAGCCCAATTAGGTCCCACTTTGCAGACACTAGTTTTACGGGAAAATGGGTACACAGGGCCTATTCCTGTTGAGTTGGGTAACTTAACCCGTTTGAGAGTCCTTGATCTTCACAAAAACAATCTTAACGGTTCAATACCGGTTTCTCTGGGCCGGATCACCGGTTTGAGGTCGTTAGATTTGAGTGACAACAAACTAACCGGTTTAATTCCGAGTTTAACTTTCCCTCTGTTAAATGTGCTGGACCTCAACCAAAATCACCTTGTAGGTTCAATTCCATCCACACTCATGAGCTGTAATTCACTTACAAAGCTAGACTTAAGTCGCAATCACCTCTCCGGTTCAATACCCCACTTCATCGACAACTTATATGACCTCATCCTTATGGATTTAAGCTACAATAGTCTAACAGGTCCATTCCCAGTGTCACTCAAGAAATTGAATTTTCTACAAGCCTTAGTCCTCAATGGAAATCCAATGGACTCTTCTACTCTACCGGATAATGGATTCGATGGTTTCAAGGACTTGATGATTTTAGGGTTATCCAATATGAACCTTCAAGGTCCAATACCAAATTCACTAGGCCGGTTACGtaaacttcgagttcttcatcttGATGGGAACAAATTAAATGGCTCGATCCCATCGAGTTTTGGTAATTTAAATAGCGTAAGTGAGCTCAGGCTAAACAATAACATGTTGAGTGGTCCTATTCCATTTAAGAGAGAAATGGTTTGGAGAATGAGAAGGAAAATAAAGCTTTCCAACAATGAAGGGCTTTGTTATAATAAAGAAAATGGTCTTGGAGGTGATCTAGAGACATTGTTGGGATCAGGGATTGGACATTGTGTAGACTCTAAAACTGAGCCAACAAATGCAATGGAACACATTTCAACACTCAACAGAGGAAGTGTCGCAACATCAAATAGCAACAAGTTATCATCTTTTGAAAGCTTACTTTGGTCAGCTTCAGTTTTTGTTGTATTCTGTCTGTTGTGA